From a region of the Nyctibius grandis isolate bNycGra1 chromosome 10, bNycGra1.pri, whole genome shotgun sequence genome:
- the LOC137668203 gene encoding neuropeptide Y receptor type 2-like: MGPLEGANSTLAVEKTSLDEKLPQGWHTKDVVTPSQDLSGSRSVMMDSTKILGVQVVLIAAYSLIILLGFIGNSLVIYIIVKYKTMRTVTNFFIANLALADLMVDTLCLPFTLVYTLLDEWKFGAVLCHLVPYAQALSVYVSTLTLTVIALDRYRCIVFHLDSRISKRLSFTIIAVMWLAAAVLAGPLAIFREYRYEEIPSINLKMAVCSEKWPSGNNRDATIYSLSMLLLQYVFPLAIICYAYTRIWFKLKNHVSPTSRNENQCRRRKTTKMLVMVVVVFAVCWLPFHIFQLAIDLDLVLIFHEYKLLYTVFHVGAMCSTFVNPLLYGWMNKNYRNGFLMFFRCQNKPESIHTDGSVRGRSYIFRANTLNGSIKQTAGNGPLPTEV; encoded by the coding sequence ATGGGACCGTTGGAGGGAGCCAACAGCACCCTCGCTGTGGAGAAGACATCATTAGATGAGAAGCTGCCACAGGGCTGGCACACCAAGGACGTAGTCACTCCTAGCCAGGATCTCTCTGGGTCCCGCAGTGTTATGATGGACAGCACCAAGATCCTGGGGGTCCAGGTCGTTCTGATTGCCGCCTACTCCCTCATCATTCTGCTCGGGTTCATCGGCAACTCCTTGGTCATCTACATCATAGTGAAGTACAAGACCATGAGGACTGTCACCAACTTCTTCATAGCTAACCTGGCCCTGGCAGACCTGATGGTGGACACACTCTGTCTGCCTTTCACCCTAGTGTACACACTGCTGGATGAGTGGAAGTTTGGAGCTGTTCTTTGTCATCTGGTCCCTTATGCTCAAGCTCTGAGTGTCTACGTGTCCACTCTCACCCTAACTGTGATTGCCCTGGATAGGTACCGGtgtattgttttccacctggaCAGCAGGATTTCCAAGAGGCTCAGCTTCACCATCATAGCTGTCATGTGGCTAGCAGCAGCTGTCCTAGCAGGTCCTCTGGCCATCTTCAGAGAGTACCGGTATGAGGAAATCCCATCCATCAACCTCAAAATGGCTGTCTGCTCAGAAAAATGGCCTTCTGGTAATAACAGAGATGCCACTATCTACAGCCTGTCCATGCTCCTCTTGCAgtatgtttttcctcttgcaatTATTTGTTATGCCTATACCAGGATCTGGTTCAAGCTGAAAAACCATGTCAGTCCCACTTCTAGGAATGAAAACCAGTGCCGGAGGAGGAAGACAACCAAAATGCTAGTGATGGTAGTTGTGGTATTTGCAGTCTGTTGGCTCCCCTTCCACATATTCCAGCTTGCCATTGACCTTGATCTGGTTCTTATCTTCCATGAGTACAAACTCCTGTACACTGTCTTCCATGTCGGGGCCATGTGCTCTACATTTGTCAACCCTTTGCTCTACGGATGGATGAACAAGAACTACCGGAACGGCTTCCTTATGTTCTTCCGTTGCCAGAACAAGCCAGAAAGCATCCACACTGATGGCTCAGTTAGAGGCAGGTCATACATCTTCAGGGCAAACACCCTAAATGGGAGCATCAAACAGACTGCTGGCAATGGACCACTGCCCACAGAGGTTTAG